A single genomic interval of Microbacterium galbinum harbors:
- a CDS encoding ABC transporter ATP-binding protein, translating to MTVSETTETPILLEVEQLSVEYASPGAEPVQAVHDVSFTLRQGEFVGLVGESGSGKSTLGFALTRLQKPPARISGGRILFDGKDIRDLDAEGLRRQRQGGFAMVLQSGMNALNPVRTVGHHFADIFAAHGHVPRDDRDARARELVAKVGLDPAVLARYPGELSGGMRQRASIALALSLEPQLMVFDEPTTALDVLVQHAVMDTIRDLQRAEGFTAILISHDLGIVLEATDRVMVMHEGRIVEDAASADILHSPQDEYTRMLLSHYADPRAETLSIPGFVDAGTRRREGRSRTDVTETLPTVSQRETRRADAAIVVDGVSKRYLAPRRGQDAVTAVDDVSFRLEPGEALALVGASGSGKSTIAKLLTGIEKPTAGTVRFGETDVASLKRRGLRDLRKDVQMVFQDPYAALNPLHTVEYALSRPIRNYTPLRGAEARARVLELLDTVGLTPVEQFAAKLPHQLSGGQRQRVVIARALASDPQVLIADEPVSMLDVSLRAGVLALLEDLRERWGISMLYITHDLLSARLVTENILVLNRGRVVERGETSQVLQHPEDPYTVELLDAVPNPARSR from the coding sequence ATGACCGTGTCAGAGACGACCGAGACCCCGATCCTTCTCGAGGTCGAGCAATTGTCGGTGGAGTATGCCTCTCCCGGCGCCGAACCGGTGCAGGCCGTGCACGACGTGTCGTTCACGCTGCGGCAGGGCGAGTTCGTGGGACTGGTCGGCGAGTCGGGGTCGGGCAAGTCGACGCTCGGCTTCGCGCTGACCCGGCTGCAGAAGCCCCCGGCGCGCATCAGCGGCGGACGGATCCTGTTCGACGGCAAGGACATCCGCGACCTCGACGCCGAGGGGCTGCGCCGCCAGCGTCAGGGCGGGTTCGCGATGGTGCTGCAGTCGGGCATGAATGCGCTGAACCCGGTGCGCACGGTCGGCCACCATTTCGCCGACATCTTCGCCGCTCACGGTCACGTGCCGCGCGACGACCGCGACGCCCGCGCCCGCGAGCTCGTCGCGAAGGTGGGGCTCGACCCGGCCGTGCTCGCGCGCTACCCGGGCGAGCTGTCCGGCGGCATGCGCCAGCGCGCCTCGATCGCCCTCGCCCTGTCGCTCGAGCCGCAGCTCATGGTGTTCGACGAGCCGACGACCGCGCTCGACGTGCTCGTGCAGCACGCCGTGATGGACACGATCCGAGACCTGCAGCGCGCCGAGGGGTTCACCGCGATCCTCATCAGCCACGACCTCGGCATCGTGCTCGAGGCCACCGACCGCGTGATGGTGATGCACGAAGGCCGCATCGTCGAAGATGCGGCGAGCGCCGACATCCTGCACTCCCCGCAGGACGAGTACACGCGCATGCTGCTCAGCCACTACGCCGATCCGCGTGCCGAGACCCTCTCGATCCCCGGGTTCGTGGATGCCGGCACCCGCCGGCGCGAGGGGCGCTCGCGCACCGATGTGACCGAGACGCTGCCGACGGTGTCGCAGCGCGAGACGCGGCGGGCGGACGCCGCGATCGTCGTCGACGGCGTGAGCAAGCGCTATCTCGCTCCGCGTCGCGGACAGGATGCCGTCACCGCGGTCGACGACGTGTCGTTCCGGCTGGAGCCGGGGGAGGCCCTGGCGCTCGTCGGCGCCTCGGGGTCGGGCAAATCCACGATCGCGAAGCTGCTCACCGGCATCGAGAAGCCGACCGCGGGCACGGTGCGCTTCGGCGAGACCGACGTCGCGTCGCTGAAGCGTCGGGGTCTGCGCGATCTGCGCAAGGACGTGCAGATGGTCTTCCAGGATCCGTACGCCGCGCTCAATCCGCTGCACACCGTCGAGTACGCGCTCAGCCGGCCGATCCGCAACTACACGCCGCTGCGCGGGGCGGAGGCGCGCGCCCGGGTGCTCGAACTGCTCGACACCGTCGGACTCACCCCCGTCGAGCAGTTCGCGGCGAAGCTGCCGCACCAGCTGTCGGGCGGTCAGCGTCAGCGCGTCGTGATCGCGCGGGCTCTGGCGAGCGACCCGCAGGTGCTGATCGCCGACGAGCCGGTGTCGATGCTCGACGTCTCGCTGCGGGCCGGTGTGCTCGCCCTGCTCGAGGATCTGCGCGAGCGCTGGGGCATCAGCATGCTCTACATCACGCACGATCTGCTCAGCGCCCGCCTCGTGACCGAGAACATCCTCGTGCTCAACCGCGGCCGCGTCGTAGAGCGCGGCGAGACCTCGCAGGTGCTGCAGCACCCCGAGGACCCCTACACGGTCGAGCTGCTCGATGCCGTCCCCAACCCCGCGCGTTCGCGCTGA
- a CDS encoding ABC transporter permease encodes MTSTMNVKIPSDRIAQPSRWRSVGRMVGTLWSNGKARIGLCLLAFFVLVAVFAPLLAPYGAKENGFERNADASAAHWLGTTAAGEDVLSQLIYGAQVSLLVGFAAGILSTIVAVLIGLSWGYMRGFSGEVVGFVVNLFLVIPGLPLMIVIAAYLQNGGILMIIAVIVITGWAWGARVLRSQTQSLRGNDFVASAQFSGDSPARIVFREILPNMTSIIAGTLFGAATAAILAEAGLEFLGLGDSSIVSWGTMLYWAQNSNSLLTGQWLLLFAPGLCIALLALSLTLINFGVDGISNPRLREGKGR; translated from the coding sequence ATGACTTCCACCATGAACGTCAAGATCCCCTCCGATCGCATCGCCCAGCCGAGCCGTTGGCGCTCGGTCGGCCGCATGGTCGGCACGCTGTGGTCGAACGGCAAGGCCCGCATCGGGCTGTGCCTGCTCGCCTTCTTCGTGCTGGTGGCCGTGTTCGCCCCGCTCCTGGCTCCCTACGGCGCGAAGGAGAACGGCTTCGAACGCAACGCGGATGCCTCGGCCGCGCACTGGCTGGGCACCACCGCGGCGGGAGAGGACGTGCTGAGTCAGCTCATCTACGGCGCACAGGTCAGTCTGCTGGTCGGCTTCGCCGCCGGCATCCTCTCGACCATCGTCGCCGTGCTGATCGGTCTCAGCTGGGGGTACATGCGCGGGTTCTCGGGCGAGGTCGTCGGCTTCGTCGTCAACCTGTTCCTGGTGATCCCCGGCCTGCCCCTCATGATCGTGATCGCCGCCTACTTGCAGAACGGCGGCATCCTGATGATCATCGCGGTGATCGTCATCACCGGCTGGGCGTGGGGAGCGCGCGTGCTGCGCAGCCAGACGCAGTCGCTGCGCGGCAACGACTTCGTGGCCTCGGCGCAGTTCTCTGGCGACAGCCCGGCACGCATCGTGTTCCGCGAGATCCTGCCGAACATGACGTCGATCATCGCCGGCACGCTCTTCGGGGCGGCCACGGCGGCGATCCTCGCGGAGGCGGGCCTGGAATTCCTCGGCCTCGGCGACTCGAGCATCGTCAGCTGGGGCACGATGCTCTACTGGGCGCAGAACTCCAACTCCCTGCTCACGGGCCAGTGGCTGCTGCTGTTCGCCCCCGGTCTGTGCATCGCGCTGCTGGCGCTGAGCCTCACACTCATCAACTTCGGCGTGGACGGCATCTCCAATCCGCGCCTGCGGGAAGGGAAGGGGCGATGA
- a CDS encoding ABC transporter permease — protein sequence MKYLLQKLGLFVLTLWAAITLNFFLPRLMPGSPADAAIAKLSQNGPVSDATRAAIEAQLGVPGGSLWDQYVAYLGQVATLDFGVSYTFYPQSVASMVSTALPYTIGLVGIVTILAFVIGTLIGVAAAWRRGTWLDSLPTLTGSFLSTFPYFWTALLLLFFLGYVLHWFPTTGAYSATTTPGFTLEFIGDLARHAVLPALTILLTSLGGWIIGMRNAMINTLGEDYITFAEANGLHERTIAVRYAARNAILPNLTGFGLTLGGVVGGSILVEQVFGYPGIGYLLFNAVIGQDYPLMQALFLMITVSVLIANFLVDILYGVLDPRTRR from the coding sequence ATGAAGTACCTCCTGCAGAAGCTCGGCCTGTTCGTGCTCACGCTGTGGGCCGCGATCACCCTGAACTTCTTCCTGCCGCGGCTCATGCCCGGCTCTCCCGCCGACGCGGCGATCGCGAAGCTCTCGCAGAACGGACCGGTGTCCGACGCGACCCGGGCCGCCATCGAAGCCCAACTCGGTGTGCCGGGCGGATCGCTGTGGGACCAGTACGTGGCCTACCTCGGTCAGGTCGCGACACTCGACTTCGGCGTCTCGTACACCTTCTATCCGCAGTCGGTGGCGAGCATGGTCTCGACCGCACTGCCGTACACGATCGGACTCGTCGGGATCGTCACGATCCTCGCGTTCGTGATCGGCACGCTCATCGGCGTCGCGGCGGCTTGGCGCCGCGGCACCTGGCTCGACTCCCTGCCGACGCTGACGGGCTCCTTCCTCAGCACGTTCCCGTACTTCTGGACGGCGCTGCTGCTGCTGTTCTTCCTCGGCTACGTGCTGCACTGGTTCCCGACGACCGGCGCCTACTCGGCGACGACGACCCCGGGGTTCACCCTCGAGTTCATCGGCGATCTCGCCCGGCACGCGGTGCTGCCCGCGCTGACGATCCTGCTCACATCGCTGGGCGGATGGATCATCGGCATGCGCAACGCCATGATCAACACGCTCGGCGAGGACTACATCACCTTCGCCGAGGCGAACGGGCTCCACGAGCGCACGATCGCCGTGCGCTACGCGGCGCGGAACGCGATCCTCCCCAACCTCACCGGTTTCGGGCTCACGCTCGGCGGCGTGGTGGGTGGGTCGATCCTCGTCGAGCAGGTGTTCGGCTATCCCGGCATCGGGTACCTGCTCTTCAACGCCGTGATCGGGCAGGACTACCCGCTCATGCAGGCGCTCTTCCTGATGATCACCGTGAGCGTGCTCATCGCCAACTTCCTCGTCGACATCCTGTACGGCGTGCTGGATCCAAGGACCCGCCGATGA
- a CDS encoding ABC transporter substrate-binding protein, whose protein sequence is MAKTHMLRRWRRTAVVALAAAAVALSGCSIQITSQPDPTIGDDTMLINADHGNPFFTRNFNPYLTNTRTASRWIYEPLILVNPLDGELNPWLATEWSQPDAKTIVMTIRDGVEWSDGEPLTPDDVAFTFQLLKDEPTLDIKGAWQHIESVETQGNDVVFHLLSEDAPSLSIIGLTMIVPEHLWADVEDPGTYRNEEPVGTGPFVLGNYNDQQYSMDRNPDYWQADSIEIEHIVLPATNNQLDTVSRGYDWAYAFISDVEGTWGAASEHNSWWFPPGGVIGLMPNLEVAPFGDVNVRRGIALSLDREEIAETASEGYMKPAGQTGLILPNQEKYLDPSIPDSGMITQDTDAALAAFEQAGYTLDGDRLVGPDGAQLEFALTTANGFTDWTRAAQSVQSQLAAVGVKVTLKLPQPAGYQSAISNGDFEMAIGGMGNGDAYQAYNNLLSSEFYVPSGEPTANNFERYRSDEADALLLEYRETVDPDRQAEIVRELQNLVYDEMPVIGLYYGGIWGLFSDAKFTGWPSADDPYMIPQNYDSAPLMIFTKLKPVKEGDR, encoded by the coding sequence GTGGCGAAGACGCACATGCTCCGACGCTGGCGCAGGACGGCGGTGGTCGCGCTCGCGGCGGCGGCCGTGGCGCTGAGCGGATGCAGCATCCAGATCACATCCCAGCCCGATCCCACGATCGGCGACGACACGATGCTCATCAACGCCGACCACGGAAACCCGTTCTTCACCCGGAACTTCAACCCGTACCTGACGAACACGCGCACGGCGTCGCGCTGGATCTACGAACCGCTCATCCTGGTGAACCCGCTCGACGGCGAACTGAACCCGTGGCTGGCGACCGAGTGGTCGCAGCCCGACGCGAAGACGATCGTCATGACGATCCGCGACGGCGTCGAGTGGAGCGACGGCGAGCCGCTCACCCCGGATGACGTCGCGTTCACGTTCCAGCTGTTGAAGGACGAGCCCACGCTCGACATCAAGGGTGCCTGGCAGCACATCGAGAGCGTCGAGACGCAGGGGAACGACGTCGTCTTCCACCTGCTGAGCGAGGACGCCCCGTCGCTGTCGATCATCGGCCTCACGATGATCGTGCCCGAGCACCTCTGGGCCGACGTCGAGGACCCGGGCACCTATCGCAACGAGGAGCCGGTCGGCACCGGGCCCTTCGTGCTCGGCAACTACAACGACCAGCAGTACTCGATGGATCGCAACCCCGACTACTGGCAGGCCGACTCGATCGAGATCGAGCACATCGTCCTGCCCGCCACGAACAACCAGCTCGACACCGTCAGCCGCGGATACGACTGGGCGTACGCCTTCATCTCCGACGTGGAGGGCACGTGGGGCGCGGCGAGCGAGCACAACTCCTGGTGGTTCCCGCCGGGCGGGGTGATCGGGCTCATGCCGAACCTCGAGGTCGCGCCGTTCGGCGACGTGAACGTGCGGCGCGGCATCGCCCTCTCGCTCGACCGCGAGGAGATCGCCGAGACGGCATCCGAGGGGTACATGAAGCCCGCCGGCCAGACCGGCCTCATCCTGCCCAACCAGGAGAAGTACCTCGACCCGTCGATCCCCGACTCCGGCATGATCACGCAGGACACGGATGCCGCGCTCGCGGCGTTCGAGCAGGCCGGGTACACGCTCGACGGTGATCGTCTCGTCGGCCCCGACGGCGCGCAGCTCGAGTTCGCGCTCACGACCGCGAACGGCTTCACCGACTGGACCCGCGCGGCCCAGAGCGTGCAGAGCCAGCTCGCCGCGGTGGGCGTGAAGGTCACGCTGAAGCTACCGCAGCCGGCCGGGTACCAGAGCGCCATCAGCAACGGCGACTTCGAGATGGCGATCGGCGGCATGGGCAACGGTGACGCCTACCAGGCCTACAACAACCTGCTCTCGAGCGAGTTCTACGTGCCCTCCGGAGAGCCGACCGCGAACAACTTCGAGCGCTACCGCTCGGACGAGGCGGATGCCCTGCTGCTCGAGTACCGCGAGACGGTCGATCCCGACCGGCAGGCCGAGATCGTGCGCGAGCTGCAGAACCTCGTCTACGACGAGATGCCCGTGATCGGGCTCTACTACGGCGGCATCTGGGGTCTGTTCAGCGATGCGAAGTTCACCGGCTGGCCGAGCGCGGACGACCCGTACATGATCCCGCAGAACTACGACTCGGCGCCCCTCATGATCTTCACGAAGCTGAAGCCCGTGAAGGAGGGCGACCGATGA
- a CDS encoding LacI family DNA-binding transcriptional regulator → MSRSVTVYDVAARAGVSIATVSRVLRSPDAVRAATRERVREAVAELGYVPSGSARGLAERRTGVLGLYFPGFDAAEEAPHLDVFVDDPASVPPFTLAHDDGEVHPTSLFLDEVLRGAELEAWKRGFVLMIGVGRDDPDRSTVRDMAGRVDGLVVLARSVPDDVLARLSRRIPVVVLSGPPRGDDYDHVTVSNSEAMAELTRHVLAQVPEGARVAFLAGPEDSPDGGQRWEGFSQAVRAAGIGTDAVTVVRGDFTRESGRRATEGLLVGGAPDALVAANDQMALGAIDVLRDAGLGVPEDVLVTGFDGIEAAALSRPAVTTIRQPMIDLGRAAVQVLARRLEHPDAPPAVVRLPLQILLRESSQRPS, encoded by the coding sequence GTGAGCAGGTCCGTGACCGTCTACGACGTCGCCGCGCGCGCCGGAGTCTCGATCGCCACGGTCTCGCGGGTGCTGCGCTCGCCGGATGCCGTCCGTGCGGCCACGCGCGAGCGGGTGCGCGAGGCGGTCGCCGAACTCGGCTACGTGCCCAGCGGCAGCGCGCGCGGGCTCGCCGAGCGGCGCACGGGAGTGCTGGGGCTGTACTTCCCGGGGTTCGACGCGGCCGAGGAGGCCCCGCATCTCGACGTCTTCGTGGACGACCCGGCATCCGTCCCGCCGTTCACCCTGGCGCACGACGACGGGGAGGTGCATCCGACGTCGCTGTTCCTCGACGAGGTGCTGCGCGGGGCCGAGCTCGAGGCGTGGAAGCGCGGTTTCGTGCTCATGATCGGCGTCGGCCGCGACGACCCCGACCGCTCGACGGTGCGCGACATGGCGGGGCGTGTCGACGGCCTGGTCGTGCTCGCCCGGAGCGTGCCCGACGACGTGCTCGCCCGACTGTCGCGCCGCATCCCCGTGGTCGTGCTCTCCGGGCCACCCCGCGGAGACGACTACGACCACGTGACGGTGAGCAACAGCGAGGCGATGGCCGAGCTCACCCGGCACGTGCTCGCGCAGGTGCCGGAGGGGGCACGCGTGGCCTTCCTCGCCGGCCCCGAGGACTCGCCGGACGGCGGGCAGCGGTGGGAGGGCTTCTCGCAGGCCGTGCGCGCCGCGGGAATCGGAACGGATGCCGTGACCGTGGTACGGGGCGACTTCACCCGAGAGTCCGGGCGCCGAGCAACGGAGGGCCTGTTGGTCGGGGGAGCCCCCGACGCCCTCGTCGCGGCCAACGACCAGATGGCGCTCGGTGCGATCGACGTGCTCCGCGACGCCGGGTTGGGGGTGCCGGAGGACGTGCTCGTGACCGGGTTCGACGGCATCGAGGCGGCGGCGCTCTCGCGGCCCGCGGTGACCACGATCCGGCAGCCGATGATCGACCTCGGTCGCGCGGCGGTGCAGGTGCTCGCGCGTCGGTTGGAGCATCCGGATGCCCCGCCCGCCGTCGTGCGCCTGCCCCTGCAGATCCTGCTCCGGGAGAGCTCTCAGCGCCCGTCCTGA
- a CDS encoding class I SAM-dependent methyltransferase: MSDAVASEAVTSDSVIAAAYSARAEEYVRALGDIEQMDAADRATIAAWRDSTTGTLLDAGSGPGMWTRFLGGGGGGGGGTRDEGGRDVWGLDVTEAFVASARARFPETTFAVGSFRDIPAADASLGGILAWYSLIHTPPAEVPAVLAEFARVLRPGGSLLLGYFDGTAREAFGHRVTTAYFWSAEALGALLVDAGVTVVSAERRDRRSGEASSRPHGALTAVRRDPPGTLA; the protein is encoded by the coding sequence ATGTCGGACGCGGTCGCGTCGGAGGCGGTCACATCGGACAGCGTGATCGCCGCGGCGTACTCCGCCCGCGCCGAGGAGTACGTGCGCGCGCTCGGCGACATCGAGCAGATGGATGCCGCGGACCGCGCAACCATCGCGGCCTGGCGCGACTCCACGACGGGGACGCTGCTGGACGCCGGCAGCGGGCCGGGCATGTGGACGCGGTTCCTCGGCGGCGGCGGCGGTGGTGGCGGCGGCACGCGCGACGAAGGCGGGCGCGACGTCTGGGGCCTCGACGTCACCGAGGCGTTCGTCGCCTCGGCCAGGGCGCGATTCCCGGAGACGACCTTCGCGGTCGGATCGTTCCGGGATATCCCCGCAGCGGATGCCTCGCTCGGCGGCATCCTCGCCTGGTACTCGCTGATCCACACCCCGCCCGCCGAGGTGCCTGCGGTGCTGGCGGAGTTCGCGCGGGTGCTCCGGCCCGGCGGGAGCCTGCTGCTCGGCTACTTCGACGGCACCGCACGCGAGGCGTTCGGGCACCGGGTGACGACCGCGTACTTCTGGTCGGCCGAGGCTCTCGGGGCGCTGCTCGTCGACGCGGGCGTCACGGTGGTGTCGGCCGAGCGCCGCGATCGTCGGTCGGGCGAGGCGAGCTCGCGCCCGCACGGTGCGCTGACCGCGGTGCGGCGTGATCCGCCGGGTACCCTGGCCTGA
- the rsmI gene encoding 16S rRNA (cytidine(1402)-2'-O)-methyltransferase, whose product MIILAATPIGNLGDASRRLIEVLENAEVVVAEDTRTTQKLLKALEIANRPRLIALHDHNEKQKAAELATLAIETDVVVMSDAGMPTVSDPGYGLVAEAIAQGVTVTAIPGPSAPLMALAISGLPTDRFTFEGFLPRKPAERRTTLRALASEPRTMVFFESPARLASALADMGAAFGDDRRIAVCRELTKFYEEVRRGTAAELVAWAEGGVKGEIVVVVEGAPRRDASPEDALAQVQRLVADGIRLKDAASEVAGLTGLSSRDLYQAALAAKKG is encoded by the coding sequence GTGATCATCCTCGCTGCGACCCCGATCGGAAATCTCGGCGATGCCTCGCGCCGCCTCATCGAGGTGCTCGAGAACGCGGAGGTCGTCGTGGCGGAGGACACCCGCACCACGCAGAAGCTGCTGAAGGCGCTCGAGATCGCCAACCGTCCGCGCCTGATCGCGCTGCACGATCACAACGAGAAGCAGAAGGCCGCCGAGCTCGCGACCCTCGCGATCGAGACCGACGTCGTCGTGATGAGCGATGCGGGCATGCCGACGGTGAGCGACCCCGGCTACGGGCTCGTCGCCGAGGCGATAGCCCAGGGTGTGACGGTCACTGCGATCCCCGGGCCGAGCGCGCCGCTGATGGCCCTGGCGATCTCGGGCCTTCCCACCGACCGCTTCACTTTCGAGGGGTTCCTGCCCCGAAAGCCCGCCGAGCGCCGCACGACGCTGCGGGCGCTCGCCTCCGAGCCGCGCACGATGGTGTTCTTCGAGTCGCCGGCCCGCCTCGCCTCGGCGCTCGCCGACATGGGGGCGGCCTTCGGCGACGACCGGCGCATCGCCGTCTGCCGCGAACTCACCAAGTTCTACGAGGAGGTGCGCCGGGGAACGGCCGCCGAACTCGTCGCCTGGGCCGAGGGCGGCGTGAAGGGTGAGATCGTCGTGGTCGTCGAGGGGGCGCCGCGTCGCGATGCCTCGCCCGAGGACGCGCTCGCGCAGGTGCAGCGGCTCGTCGCCGACGGCATCCGCCTGAAGGATGCCGCCTCGGAGGTCGCCGGACTCACGGGGCTGTCGTCGCGGGATCTTTATCAGGCCGCGCTCGCCGCGAAGAAGGGCTAG
- a CDS encoding dolichyl-phosphate-mannose--protein mannosyltransferase, which translates to MTSPDPAPALPVHLPAHAERMTWWGRTRDRLLLDPEWNSILNWLAPFAVTLLATFLRLVNVGHPHELAFDETYYVKDAWSLWTLGYEGTWGDGANEAFVANQDLPLSEKGSFIVHPPLGKWLIALGMAAGGPADSLGWRLATGILGTASVLLVYLIARVLTGSTVVATVAGFLLAIDGLSIVLSRIALLDGPLTFFVLLGVLFVLLDRRRTIPLLERGDPDRPEPLWGPILWRRPWLIAAGVALGAASAVKWSGLYALAGFGLYVVVTDALARRRAGVVVWPSDAVFRQGPVSFVLLVFPALATYLVSWTGWLVTAGGYDRQSDPNPLIALWNYHQSMLGFHVGLTRGHPYASPAWEWPFLLRPTAVWVDSDPGPCGTDHCIAVISSIPNPLIWYAGVAASVYLLYRLVRGWVLRQPVGAEIGIPLVGLAVTYVPWLMFPERTIFQFYTVVMMPFLVIALALTLRTIAGRRDDPLHRRQSGERTVIVFLVVAVLVSIFFLPSWVGMSVPYPFWLVHNWLPGWV; encoded by the coding sequence GTGACGTCGCCCGATCCCGCTCCTGCGCTGCCTGTGCACCTGCCCGCACACGCGGAGCGCATGACCTGGTGGGGGCGCACCCGCGACCGTCTGCTGCTCGATCCGGAGTGGAACAGCATCCTGAACTGGCTCGCGCCGTTCGCGGTGACCCTGCTCGCGACCTTCCTGCGACTGGTGAACGTCGGGCACCCGCACGAGCTCGCCTTCGACGAGACGTACTACGTCAAGGACGCCTGGTCGCTGTGGACGCTCGGCTACGAGGGCACCTGGGGCGACGGTGCGAACGAGGCCTTCGTCGCGAACCAGGATCTCCCGCTGTCGGAAAAAGGCTCGTTCATCGTCCACCCGCCGCTCGGCAAGTGGCTGATCGCGCTGGGCATGGCCGCCGGCGGACCGGCCGACAGCCTCGGTTGGCGCCTCGCCACCGGCATCCTCGGCACCGCCTCCGTGCTGCTGGTCTACCTGATCGCACGCGTGCTGACGGGATCGACCGTCGTCGCGACCGTCGCCGGCTTCCTGCTCGCGATCGACGGACTGAGCATCGTGCTCAGTCGCATCGCCCTGCTCGACGGCCCGCTCACCTTCTTCGTGCTGCTCGGGGTGCTCTTCGTGCTGCTCGACCGGCGCCGCACGATCCCGCTCCTCGAACGGGGCGACCCCGACCGACCCGAGCCGCTGTGGGGTCCGATCCTGTGGCGGCGCCCCTGGCTGATCGCGGCGGGCGTCGCCCTCGGCGCTGCCTCCGCCGTGAAGTGGTCGGGCCTGTACGCGCTCGCGGGTTTCGGCCTGTACGTCGTGGTGACGGATGCCCTCGCGCGGCGCCGCGCGGGCGTCGTGGTCTGGCCGTCCGACGCGGTCTTCCGGCAGGGCCCGGTCTCGTTCGTGCTGCTGGTCTTCCCCGCGCTCGCGACCTACCTCGTCAGCTGGACAGGATGGCTGGTCACTGCGGGAGGGTACGACCGGCAGAGCGACCCGAATCCGCTGATCGCGCTGTGGAACTACCACCAGTCCATGCTCGGGTTCCACGTCGGGCTCACCCGCGGGCACCCCTACGCGAGTCCCGCCTGGGAGTGGCCGTTCCTCCTGCGCCCCACCGCGGTGTGGGTCGACAGCGATCCCGGGCCCTGCGGTACCGACCACTGCATCGCGGTGATCTCCTCGATCCCGAACCCGCTGATCTGGTACGCCGGCGTCGCGGCGTCCGTCTACCTGCTCTACCGGCTCGTGCGCGGCTGGGTGCTGCGGCAGCCGGTCGGCGCCGAGATCGGCATCCCGCTCGTCGGCCTCGCGGTGACGTACGTGCCCTGGCTGATGTTCCCCGAGCGCACGATCTTCCAGTTCTACACGGTCGTGATGATGCCGTTCCTCGTGATCGCGCTCGCCCTGACGCTGCGCACGATCGCCGGTCGGCGCGACGACCCCCTGCACCGACGGCAGTCCGGCGAGCGCACTGTGATCGTCTTCCTGGTCGTCGCCGTGCTGGTGTCGATCTTCTTCCTGCCCTCGTGGGTCGGCATGAGCGTGCCGTACCCGTTCTGGCTCGTGCACAACTGGCTGCCCGGCTGGGTGTGA